The DNA window ttttttttgtttttcatttctatacttaataacattttactttcataagaattttaaaacagaaatgttgaaaaatttgataaatactgtggtttcatcaatattcgttgaataccaattttcgtggatttcgttgttaagttgatccacgaaattaaatgttcattgaagttcaatttcaactaacattttgtattgataggatcatttgccacgaaattacgtatccttgaaactgtggttttcagaaaatccacgaaaattgatacccacgaaaattaatgaaaccacagtaaggggttatctggaaccagactgatattttaaaaattctctagaaaatagtgtattgtatttgaggtctattattgttgaatactgtgcctagtattgtaacaaatgcatgcaacgaaaatctcctacacttatttggtgtagagatccaccttaaTATCTTAATAATAAACTTTAGTCTCGTTCAAGAAGGTGCTCGGCTGTTCCGTTAATCTCCGATAAGTAAaagataccaggtcacgtgattgATTGATGATCATGTgccctctaaatatagactgactctctgcttatcggagatgtacggagacagccgatggttgaacgagactatattgaactctggcgtaggagtacatacgactgcaaaaaacttctaaattgtactaaatcttgtcagcggtgatgatttgtgctaaggtccaaacactgtttcagtttctgtttgccagagtaactgcataggagagttgattaaaatcaacccccaaaaattaaaaatatatgatcacaatttatttaaaaatagtatttctGTTTATCCCCTTAAGTGTGAACTATTCAAATAATGGGAGAAGCAGGCCAAGTGCCTCTCGAATTTTTTGTTATCGGTCTGAAGCAAATATTTTGGAAAAGCCATTTTCTATTCGTAACCCGTACTAACACTGGTTTTGGAACTTATATAACGCATCGGATAGTGTACATTTGCaacaaattcaaatttgaaattttggaatgcaataatatttttgaaactgTACTACATGCCACCTCAAAATGCTTCATTTGTATACATGATCTGTTGAAAATGAAACTTAACATCTACAAATAGTTTTCATAACCtgtaaaaatacattgtaaGTTGCattagaactattttaacaatagcttggactttgggtagttgtgtcaatcggcaatgtgacgtaagtctgtctatttcattgctggccactcagttataaatggctctttgaaatcaaaaagatttgtctggcttttgagcaaaggctacgcaatcggtgtatatttcgcttgaaaccagcgtcattttaacttgttttgtcgcaagaaatagatatttacaTCGTACTGAAAGTCAAAGGGCTTGTTTAAATGGTTTAAAGTACATACCCAGACGTGTTGAAAATATAAGACGCGTAGTCCTTTTGTAAGAGACATGTACGACTTGTATATCGTTCACCTATTAACACCCGATATTAATtatcataaacaataaaaactatTGGCGCATACATGAAACGCCTAGGCCACAAACGTGTATAAATTCTAAAAACGTTCAAAGAATTCTATACTTGTTACAACAAAATGAAGATGCAATCATCATATCTCAGATGCTCAGTAGTTGGCGACGCCTGCGTTGGAAAAACTCGCCTCTTAAAGACTTTTGTCGGCGAGAAAGGAGATGAAAAATATACTCCaaccatttttgaaaactattaTGGTAAGTCTTGacttttgaaattatttgtttacaaggctttttatatgatatttaaaatgaaatattattcagaataaaaaatatattgtaatttcACTGTTGATTTTGCAGGTGAAGCAATATGTAGAGGAAAAAAGACTAGCATCGGTCTCTATGATTTACCCGGCCAACACGATTTTAATCAGATGAGGAAGTTTGCCCTTAAGGATAGCAATGTAATTGTCATCTGCTACGACGTCCAAAAACGGAAGTCTTTTGACAACGTACAATCCGTATGGATTCCAGAAATTCGACAATTTCTTGGAAAGTCCATTCCTATTGTCCTCGTGGGAATtgcttcaaataaaaacaatacaatgAGTGTCTCCAAAAGAGACGCGATTAAAGTTACCTCTCAAATGCAACTAAATGAATTCTTTGAAATTGATGCCGACGATGATGTAGGAGTCAACCATTTATTTTCTGACATTGCATCCATTGCCAAAAAATCAAAGAGGAAAGATCTTTCTTTCTTGAAGCGtctctttttaaaatgacagtTAAACTGATGTCCCGAAtttcttttttcctttaaatGGAACCAAAGAACTAGTTCAGAAGGAAGCGGTACGAAATCAAGTAGTTACGATATCAACAGACAATACACGTAACCTCCAATAGGCTTTGATCCATGATCGGTTCAGGCTTTTGTCAGGAAATTGATTCAATCAGTATCTCAAATGTGAGCGATTGAATTCCCAAACAGGCTTGCAATGTATCGTATCTGAGACTACAAATCGAAGAAGAAAGCGCGAACGACTttattattctatatatttctgatctgataacaACAAATTCAGACGTAttagtataataaaatttacaacaaagaaatatgttttttactttttattctataattcattgcttatattgCTAACAAACACTAATAACATGTAGTGTTTTGAAACGGTTGAAATAGTTATCTTcccttgtttgtatttttattatcagtaATTATTGTAAATAGTGTAATTAAAATGTCAAATGATTAAAAGAGTTATTCaagtatttattatataaaaacaaaacaacaaatgttATTGTAGTGTCTTATTAGTCAGATAGACTTATAAATCCAAAAAGTATGTTTGGCTGTCCTTAAACACCTATGTGAGATATAATGCAATTGATTAAGAGCCAGATGGTGTCACGACTTGGATTTGTATGATTTGTTCAGAAGACTCATACGTGAAGACGTGAATTCTGTAAGTTGATATATAGAATAGAAACTTTTGTATGTTAAAGTTGGTAAAATGCGTTTTAATCAGAGTGACAAACTGATAGGCCAAGTGACATAGCCAGATTGATTGACCAAGTTGTATTACCAAGTGGCTGAGCGACAGGTTCCCTTGCCAGGTGGCAAGGGCGGTTGACAAACATTGAAATAGCCACAAGGCAgtggtttatatatatatatatctgtacataTTGAGAAATAACCACAAGGCAGTGGTTTAcgtttatttgtatattttgaattaaagctTTTCCGTACATCATAGAGGCACTTGGCAAGTGTCATTTTACTCTTCGTTTTTATTCCCTATAAAACTCGGGTAAACCGGGTACGGACCGAGACGCCTGGTCGAGGCCGCGACACGTTACAGTTTTAACCATTTACAACCCAGTTAATGGGCTCAATGCACATcactgtgaaatcatttaaattcgtgggggccaattttcgtggattgtgaaTTCTTTGTTCATTCGAGGGGATGTAATatcgtggatgcgtcggttactgtttcagtaacaaagataactctttctaaaattgtttacgttgaggatttaaattcgtgggggagggctacccacgaataccacgaaaattaagccaccacgaattctaatgaatCCACAGTTTTCATtagtttcaaaattaaaatcagttttataaattgtaaacTGCATATTTTAAATCTGAGTAAAATCAAGTAAAACAGATTTTCAACTTACGCATAGTTTTGTTAGTACCAATCAGTATATGGAGTAAACATGTCACGTGACTGCCAAATATCATTACTTGTTAGGTTTGTCTCTGGCTGACTACGGAAACATATCGGGAAGTAattcagtaacaaacctaaaatgtgttttgtttttacgaGGACTATCAAGTGAGACATTAATTGAGAAAAGCGATGATCTACAAAAATCCACGTAAAGAGGGTCTTACATCTCTAGTCCAATTGTTACTGCCAAATATCATTACTTGTTAGGTTTGTTACTGGCTGACTACGGAAACATATCGGGAAGTCATTCATTAACAAACCTagaaagtgttttgttttcatgaGGACTATCAAGTGAGACATTAATTGAGAAAAGCGATGATCTACTCAAATCCACGTAAAGGTGGTCTTGCATCTCTAGTCCAAATTTACATCATCATCAGTCCTGCCTTTCATCTGATCACCCTCAACTTTGCCAGTCGCTTTGTGGTGTAATGCGATTTTTTGGGACTATCTGTGAAAATCTTCGCTGCACCTTTTTCTTTACCTTCAATGTTCTcttgctttttaattttaaacgtTACTTTCTCTCCTCTGCAGAGGTATGAGCAAATCAGGACGCCGCCATTTCATTCTGCCCTGGACAcaagaaatgattttatttcaaagggtgattactctaatttaaaattaattttaaagggGAACTACTCAAAATGACAAGAACTTATACCAAAAGcggtttatgtataaaataatatgaaaagtCAAGATAAGTATGCAAAGAGTATGCTTTATTGTCGAATATAAATCCCCCAGTCGGACGAAAAAATATATTCGGTGTAAAGCAGCATAATTCTACAGCTGGGGGTCATTATTCtgccccggtcattattctatgGGGGACATCATAATTCTTCTTTACACTGGCATTAACGTGCCATGTGTGAATCAATGAATACGTGATAATTTAGTCCGAGGGATAACTCCATGTCCGACTGGTAAGAATTTAACTTCGACAATAGTCGACGCTTTACCTACATATCTcgacatttcatattattcaaaTTCCGTAAACATTTGCTTAGttgggtttaaaaaaaaagaaaataattaattaagttAGTTGTTCTTTAAATTGACAGTACTTTGTGGTACCTGGAGCCAGACAAAATGGCACCGTCGAGATGTGCTTAAAACTCTGCTAGAAAAGAGAGAAAACGAATCAAATTACACATGTTGAATAGCAACATAttatagctttccaaaaagcttgcctgactaaattATGCAATAGAAGCATGCTATCTTATTACCCGATGGTTTGAATGAATTCATCCATTGACTTAGATCTATGAGGTCAAATGaactttttgacatttgttttgtaacagctacatatATCATACAGTAAGTTtgaatcgattttttttaatgatatttttcgAATTAAGACACACACACTTGACAAGTAATGGTTTAATGTAGTACTGTGCATtaaaagtctgtcccaagttattgcttccatcacttttttgatgatttttaataaaaatacacatacctgtgaaagaagtacagttgaaatcgattattatttatcttaaaatcaacgataggTATatattattatcgaaatatcaagcaaaaagtggtggaagcaaaaacgaAAAAAAGCAAAAAGACGAATGGCAAACATGTGCATGGTGAACatcccttttacttgaaaattcTTGCTCACTGTTGCCTATAACATTCcatcaaacattttcatcaattgtgaatgtaaatgctgacacattaaggtggctctatacaacactttttgatgacgcagtacgcaaaaaagtaaatctggaagcatgcaatttcggtactggctgatttaaactgaggcaaattgtatggggaccgctcttttaaaaattgttaaatgaatagtcttagatttaatttgttattaggAAAAATCATTACTTACCAGTAATGTGACATCTTCACGTTGtgtcgtattatttatcgaaataaacaataaaatcaagtatgcttttttaaatagtttctttccgtTTTTCGACATCTTACAGCGTAGGGCAGTGGGTTAGTAGGTTCGCTACAAACCTGTAGGTAATGAGTTCAAATCCCGTTGAGGACAATAAAAtctttaactttccaaaattttctaaaacgtattttttggttgaatactgtggaaaaaaattcttaaccggtgaaagtatatcaattataagatactttaatccacattaatattgacagatgttCCTTACCACCATAAGGGGATGggagggtggctttgaatttctctcaggttgggatacataaatcctattagttaattttcacctgtatttatttgacttagttttgcataaaAGCGAATAAATTCACTTACATaggcctataatgaaatatgtatgtatttatcattccatcATGATATTAAGGGAAATTTTCTTCagctcagaaatgaaaagtccccaagatgtttgggccttgggaaaaatatgatttggggaaatactaaaaaaattgcaaaaataacatttttgaatgttaagaagtattatatttatttttaggtgtccgaaggaaatatccatcatataacaaaacgatttctctcaatttgtcaatagctaactttttaaaaattattttccaaaaacacgaaaaaacatttaaaaattcttttaaaatacctataatacccctatcatcattttaatatttgataagtatatgttttgtggtcttctgttgaaaattggaatatactgtgggtgtatagagccaccttaagcatgtatcggttaatctttttaatgaaaaagtttgATATTGTCTGCTCCCATTGTATGCACTGATTTGGAGAGGGCAACTTTCAAACCTTATATATGCCtaacgtcatgacgtcaggcaacaAGAGTGCagcgaaaaaaattcatttgactTGTGGTTTATAACTTATAAAATAAAGACACAGAACACATGGAACACGAACCTGACTAGCAAAACCCTTGTAACTTCATCATGGAAACTTTAAGCCTATAATTCGGCTCTAATTCCTATCCATAAACCTACATGGTCTCTGGTGACGATCTTCCCTTTGTTCCTTTCCTTGTCAGTCTGTCCCTTGTTTTCTTTCcttgccaaatctgtcaaaccTAACGGTCAACCCCTCTCGCTCGTCGGTCGTCGCCATTGTTGTTAATAGACCGAGAGGTATGTCACTTGACCCAATTAAGGCGATTTTATTCAAATCTTATGGGGTTTTTTAACCGGaatgtaaaaaatcaaaatcttttttttatttcttgtatttTTCTTATGTGAAAGTCCTATCTTTGAATAAAGTAATGAAGCAAATAATCAGAGATTTTACTATTCCTTTTCGACGAAAATATGACACTGACACAAATACATTTCTAGGAAATTGTTATGTCCAACACGCAAACATAATACATCTACGAAACAAGATGCATGTTTTTGAAATTGAGCATGCTTGCAAAATTACAAATGTTCATCATGGGATTTACTATCACATCAGCAGTAAAAGGAAGAATATCATAtgcataatatttttcaaacaaatcagCTTTAACCTCTTACTGCAATATTCCTTGTAGAATATTGcaatttgacaattttagtcagctacattttatcaaaaagtatgaaaaaattgGCTGTGTTAAAAAACTTCAGAAAACTGTAACAGAATCATAAAATTCGTGATGTTTTTCGTCCTTTGCTATTGAAATCTTTATCACAACAAGAAGAAAAATTAGCATTGATGGCCAAACACGGCTGATGATTGATAAACAGTAATGTAGTGACGTAAGTAATTAAATATATGCTAAAAACAAAGAAGTTAATtgaagcatacatgtacaaaatcattGGTGAAATATCATGGACTTCACCAGATGACCACACCAAGAACATGATTGACCatctatttaaaaaagacaaaagtaGAAAGGAACATTTCAGAAAGTAAGAAAAAGTTACCAAGGGAACAATTGTCACCAAATGGATATCAACAAACTGAAAGAGCCTAAATTCTAGCTGCAAACTTGTAGCTCTGCGGGAATATTcaggttaatttttttgttgtgaTTCAAATCTCCAGCTACAACAACCATGGAATCCTTTCATAAAAAAGTCAAAGAAATATTACCCATTATCCTAAATAAATAGAAATCAGCATTGGAAAAATACAATTCTAAAGTcctagaagaagaaaaagtatCAAGTTGgtcaaaaatataaacaagaggccaaatgggccacatcgctcacctgagcaacaccaGCCTTATATtggcgttcaaaggatattgtgccatatggcccctcggtaaattaaccaaaaatgaatatctgaaTTTTACACTCATTattgcatatacttaatctttgacttttatggaataccatttttaccgaaaataagattttatgcaatataaataactaaattttcagttggtgttcacAGTTAACTTCCAGATCACTTTAGaaaacgattaaaatacatAAGAGCATAAAGTTACATTTTCTCCCTCCattacttactagttattgtattttattttaaaaatcctataggtgaaagaagaaaagtgtacctcaCTGCACCAGAAtgaattcctcaaattaaaaagattgaaaaatttcattggccttctccattataaacgattgtcgTTTACCAGGCATAAATTCATTTCGTATGACAtttcatatccttactcacttgactgatgaataaacttaactttaaaatgttgttacatataattcaaatcaatgtattggcaggcatgtcgctctattgtaccaaggccTACCCATTATGtccatctttattaaaaaaacaacaaatgtctacaaagatgattttccgttgcaataattttttaagaacaacGCTTACGCTTTTATCCTCATTATAATAATGTGCCAGGACAacggaaactgtttaaaagacgtttttttttcctctaaaaactatcaaaaatttgtgtagattttatgcaattcatcgttTAAGAAGAGAcaccagaaagtagttacagcatatcatccttttagcaagacatttctattgatcaaccaaaattccAGCgtcaatcataaaattataagcaagatacatagcttggtttgagtcatgttttagttcacatgagtttattacattcaacttaagatttttaaatttggtatttcctattcagcatagctgaatttaaaatataaacgaaCTCACTTGAACTAAAGCATAacctcagctttgtgtacaaacatacagtAGCATTGTACGCAAAGCTCTGTATTTTGCTTCTTACTCGAAGCTTGACTCTCAGATTAGTAAAAAGAAATTTgtgaacaattaaaacaaacgAAAAATGCACTGAAACAAAGAAGAAACGATTAAtttcttatcatatatatacttatgtATTTCTAGCAGCTAgaataatctcc is part of the Crassostrea angulata isolate pt1a10 chromosome 3, ASM2561291v2, whole genome shotgun sequence genome and encodes:
- the LOC128175337 gene encoding uncharacterized protein LOC128175337 yields the protein MKMQSSYLRCSVVGDACVGKTRLLKTFVGEKGDEKYTPTIFENYYGEAICRGKKTSIGLYDLPGQHDFNQMRKFALKDSNVIVICYDVQKRKSFDNVQSVWIPEIRQFLGKSIPIVLVGIASNKNNTMSVSKRDAIKVTSQMQLNEFFEIDADDDVGVNHLFSDIASIAKKSKRKDLSFLKRLFLK